One region of Solea senegalensis isolate Sse05_10M linkage group LG14, IFAPA_SoseM_1, whole genome shotgun sequence genomic DNA includes:
- the echdc2 gene encoding enoyl-CoA hydratase domain-containing protein 2, mitochondrial isoform X1 gives MLKLLRTVDGPWCWSWKSLEATLRGTHFRAGAQMLAGGREPLTGSIRAPSRRQQHTAAAEPVEVDVKRLEEEHDGIVEVQMCRHKARNALGHVFVSQMRELVSTLSSDSSVRVVVFKSLVPKVFCAGADLKERALMTDSESDLFVHGLRSLMTQIALLPMPTIAAIDGVAVGGGLELALACDLRTAVYSAQMGLIETTRGLLPGAGGSQRLPRMVGITLAKELIFTGRCVGGQAALEMGLVNRAVEQNQTGDAAYREALSLATEIVPQAPIAVRMAKEAMNRGSEVDISSAMAIERMCYARVIPTQDRREGMAAFIEKRPPRYTGQ, from the exons ATGTTAAAGCTCCTCCGGACAGTAGACGGGCCGTGGTGTTGGTCGTGGAAGTCTCTGGAAGCAACGCTGCGGGGAACGCACTTCCGGGCCGGAGCGCAAATGTTAGCCGGTGGACGTGAACCTCTAACGGGAAGCATCCGCGCACCGAGCCGTAGGCAGCAACACACGGCGGCCGCAGAGCCTGTGGAGGTGGATGTGAAGCGGTTAGAGGAGGAACACGATG gaaTAGTGGAGGTGCAAATGTGTCGACACAAGGCAAGAAACGCTCTGggccatgtgtttgtgtcacag ATGAGGGAGCTGGTGTCCACTCTGTCCAGTGACTCGTCAGTCCGCGTGGTCGTCTTCAAGAGTTTAGTACCAAAGGTTTTCTGTGCAG GCGCAGACCTGAAGGAGAGAGCTTTGATGACGGACAGCGAGTCTGACCTGTTCGTTCACGGCCTGCGTTCACTCATGACTCAGATAG CACTGTTGCCCATGCCGACCATCGCAGCCATTGATGGCGTTGCCGTGGGCGGTGGACTGGAGCTTGCCTTGGCCTGTGACCTCCGCACTGCAG tgtattCAGCACAGATGGGACTGATTGAGACGACACGGGGGCTGCTCCCAGGAGCGG ggggcagtCAGCGGCTGCCAAGGATGGTGGGCATCACTCTGGCCAAAGAGCTCATCTTCACGG GGAGGTGTGTGGGAGGGCAGGCAGCTCTGGAGATGGGGCTCGTAAACAGAGCTGTAGAACAGAACCAGACAGGAGACGCTGCCTACAGAGAAGCACTGAGCCTGGCCACAGAGATTGTGCCCCAG GCTCCGATCGCTGTGCGAATGGCAAAAGAAGCGATGAACAGAGGCAGCGAG gtcGACATCAGCTCAGCGATGGCTATAGAGAGAATGTGCTATGCCCGG GTCATCCCCACCCAGGACAGGCGGGAGGGTATGGCTGCCTTTATAGAGAAGAGACCTCCACGGTACACTGGCCAATAG
- the echdc2 gene encoding enoyl-CoA hydratase domain-containing protein 2, mitochondrial isoform X2: MRELVSTLSSDSSVRVVVFKSLVPKVFCAGADLKERALMTDSESDLFVHGLRSLMTQIALLPMPTIAAIDGVAVGGGLELALACDLRTAVYSAQMGLIETTRGLLPGAGGSQRLPRMVGITLAKELIFTGRCVGGQAALEMGLVNRAVEQNQTGDAAYREALSLATEIVPQAPIAVRMAKEAMNRGSEVDISSAMAIERMCYARVIPTQDRREGMAAFIEKRPPRYTGQ, from the exons ATGAGGGAGCTGGTGTCCACTCTGTCCAGTGACTCGTCAGTCCGCGTGGTCGTCTTCAAGAGTTTAGTACCAAAGGTTTTCTGTGCAG GCGCAGACCTGAAGGAGAGAGCTTTGATGACGGACAGCGAGTCTGACCTGTTCGTTCACGGCCTGCGTTCACTCATGACTCAGATAG CACTGTTGCCCATGCCGACCATCGCAGCCATTGATGGCGTTGCCGTGGGCGGTGGACTGGAGCTTGCCTTGGCCTGTGACCTCCGCACTGCAG tgtattCAGCACAGATGGGACTGATTGAGACGACACGGGGGCTGCTCCCAGGAGCGG ggggcagtCAGCGGCTGCCAAGGATGGTGGGCATCACTCTGGCCAAAGAGCTCATCTTCACGG GGAGGTGTGTGGGAGGGCAGGCAGCTCTGGAGATGGGGCTCGTAAACAGAGCTGTAGAACAGAACCAGACAGGAGACGCTGCCTACAGAGAAGCACTGAGCCTGGCCACAGAGATTGTGCCCCAG GCTCCGATCGCTGTGCGAATGGCAAAAGAAGCGATGAACAGAGGCAGCGAG gtcGACATCAGCTCAGCGATGGCTATAGAGAGAATGTGCTATGCCCGG GTCATCCCCACCCAGGACAGGCGGGAGGGTATGGCTGCCTTTATAGAGAAGAGACCTCCACGGTACACTGGCCAATAG